The Malus sylvestris chromosome 3, drMalSylv7.2, whole genome shotgun sequence genomic sequence AAACACATAGAGCTGGATTGTCATACTGTCCGTGAAAGGATTCAGAGGGGAGAGATCGAGACGTCTCATGTGCAGACGGGACGTCAAATAGCAGACATGTTTACAAAGCCACTGAGAGCACCTACCTTCCATTCACATCTTGGCAAGTTGGGTGTTATTGATATCCacactccaacttgagggggagtgttaaaggTGCTCTACTCACATGCTGGACAGAAGGAATATGGACAGAAGGAATATGATCATTCCTTCACAGCTAGGTTAGCATGTGTGGATGCACTATTAACGTGGACAGCAAGGCCACTGCATGTGGTTGCTGACTGCTTCAACAAGGACAGCATGGATGCCACTTTCTGTCCTTTGTTTATTGCATGCGTCTGTAATAATCTTGTATATAAGTTCTGCTGCAATTGTAGCAGAACATTCATTAAAAATATATTGGATCCAAATAATTTATACCTTCCATCACCGATTAGTAAACACTTACGGTATGTTAAGTATATTGTTTTTGCACGTTTACttgaatataatatttatttataagaAATAAGAATTGAATCATTCTGATTTTTCACTTTCTTGCGTTAATTAACACATGGAATCCGAACAAGTGTTATCACTTTGAAACCTTTAACAATACTAGTTCTCATTTTCGTTCTTTTTTTCCTCTCATTTCAAGTTAGTAAATATGTTAGTAATTCATACTTTCTTATGTGTTCTACCAAATTATAAATGTTATCTAGATTTGCAATTTAGATTCTCTGACAACATAAATGTGATAAGACATTGTCCACGACTTATAAATAAGAGTGACACTCAAGTCTTCAGAGTCATTAAGAAAGTCTCAAGTTAAAACTCATGAGCCGATGAATAGATgcaatttataaaaatatagatGTGGTTAAATATTTGATATGAAATTTACAATGATAGTTCATAAAATTTGAATTAACAATCTActccaagaaaataaaaaccggCGCTGCTAAATCAAACTAATCAAACCTCTATGAGTAGTAAGTGCACTGTTACTAAACAAGCTGTGCACTTAGACATATATGTCTGGTTATGGTATGATACGTAAAAATAATTTGACTATAACTAAGTTGAACCTCTATTTTCTTTGAAGACCAAAAATGCAGGTAAGAATTCTTTTGTTTGGATGGGCACCATCCCAAGGGTGATCATCACTAATCCAGAAGATTTGAAATACATCTTAACAAAAATGGGGGAGTTTCCGCAGCCAGAACCAAACCCACTTGTCAAGTTACTAGCAACAGGTATTGCACTCTATGAAGGTGAGAAATGGGCAAAACACCGAAGAATTATCAACCCAGTATTCCATTTAGAGAAGCTAAAGGTATTATGCACACTCTTGCCAATATTCATTCAAAATTTCTTGTAAAACCTAATTTAATTAGCATGCGTATTATGTTGCCTATATAATTAATGTTGATATAATTTatgttttctttcttatttttcctTGTTTTCTATAGCGAATGTTACTGGCATTTTACGAAAGTTGTAGTGAGATGATTGTGGAATGGGAGAGCTTGGAGTTGAAAGAGAGTTCATGTGAGTTGGATGTTTGGccttattttcaaaatttgacgGCCGATGTGATTTCTCGAACAGCATTCGGAAGTAGCTataaagaaggaagaagaatatTTCAACTTTTGAAAGAGCAAGTACAACTTGTAACAAAAGTTGTGCAAAGTGTTTACATTCCAGGATGGAGGTAAATCATATTCTCTTTCACTCTTCAGGTTGTAAATATATATCATCCTGCCAAATAATAGGCTAGCAACTAGTTAGTCCagttatttataattaaattatgttCATTAACCACAGTAAAGATCGCACTCATTCAACAAACGAAAGCATATTACGAAAAATATTTTTGTGACAATTTTACAAAGTTTTGAAGGAAAACCTGAAGACGAAAACCAAGTGCTTCAAGGCAGCCAAAACCATTCTATCAATGCAtgctaaaattataatttttcgtGTTTAAAGGAAGCTCATCTTTCAATACAACAACAGTGGGGTTGGGGACGGATATCAAACTCGTCATTCATGTGAACATATATAAGACTTCCTATTTGAAAATACATAATAATATTACTAGATCATAATGCTAATAGATTGGAAGCTCAActtgattttgaagaaaatggagagGGTTCGTAAAAGCACGTAATCTTCATATTACAAACATGCAAGGACAAAAAAACACATTAATGCATGAAAACAAGCGCACATTGTCTTCTTCATATATCTTCACAGAACGATTGGAATAATTAAGGTTTTGTGCATGCAGGTTTCTACCAACCAAGACGAACAAGAAGATGAAAGGAATTGACAGAGAGATAAGAGCGTTACTTATGGGTATTATAAACAAAAGAGAAGAGGCGATTAAGGCAGGTGAAGCAACAAAAGATGACTTATTGGGTGTGCTTATGGAATCCAACTTGAAGGAAACCAAGGAACATGGCAGCAACAAAAAAGTTGGAATGAGTATGCATGATGTGATCGAGGAGTGCAAGCTGTTTTACCTTGCAGGGCAGGAGACCACTTCAGGGTTGCTAGTTTGGTCAATGGTTTTGCTAGGTCAATATCAGAACTGGCAAGATCATGCAAGAGAAGAGGTTTTAGAGGTCTTTGGAAGCAACAAGCCAGACTTTGATGGGCTAATACACCTAAAAGTTGTAAGTGGTTTCCATTGAGAAAAACATTTGAGAGATTGCTTTTACTAAGTGATTGTGTTGAGTGCAAAACAGTTGAGTTAAAAGATGACATGGGTTTAAGAAATGAACTGATGATCACACATCTTCTTTTAGCTGAATTGTCTTTGACTCACAATCTACATGACAAAAAATAGTCCCCATACAAGTTCGGATATCTATATATCAATCTATTGTTTGGGTTTTTGTACAATAACAGTGTATAGAAATGCTAAACACCGGCTAAAACTGGATTGACAAAATCCAGCCATGCAAATCCAACCGTCCAATGCACTAAATTATCGCCTACACTGGTGTATTCTATTGCTTACCCTATGCTACAGATTTAAAACTTGGTTGTATATCTAATGCATGCTTTCCCAGGTGACCATGATTCTGCATGAAGTTCTTCGATTATACCCAGCATTTGCTCTGATTACTCGAATCACTAGCACGAAAACACAACTTGCAAACTATTCTTTACCAGCTGGAGTGGAAGTTGCCTTACCCACACTCCTAGTTCACCATGACAAACAATTGTGGGGTGATGATGCACAGGAGTTTAAGCCGGAAAGGTTTTCAGAAGGCGTTTTGAAGGCAACAAAGAACAAATTTACGTACTTCCCCTTTGGAGGCGGTCCACGGATTTGTATCGGGCAAAACTTTGCAATGGTGGAAGCAAAATTGGCCTTATCGTTGATTCTGCAACACTTTACATTTGAGCTTTCTCCCTCCTATACTCATGCTCCTTCTTCACGTCTAACCATTCGGCCACAGTTTGGTGCTCATATCATTTTACACAAACGTTGATTACTTCTGTATCAGAAGTTCTCTCTAAATTGTTGAATATATAGTGTGTAGTAGCTAGGAGAAGGATGAAAGATAATTTGATGCAATGTACGTATGATATGTTATTTTTGAGATAAAAGTTGAGCAAAGGGGGAACCGCATATATATATGCCTTGTGGATATAGTGAAGTCCGCATTAAAGAGGTAGACAAGGATCCTCAGGGTTTTCTACAATCTATACTGCAGAAATTAGTTTTCAGAGTTTGTAATGCTTTTAGAAATaaatggaggaagaagaaaatgttaTGAATTGGTTATTTCCAGTACAAATCTTCCCCATATAGAGGGAAAGATGACTTTCCGAATTGGTTAAGTAGTCATTCAAACATGCATGTATCTCTTAATTCAAACCTCTACTTCACTCAAATCAACATTGGGAAACAAGTGAAGAGGTAAGCTCAGCAGGTTGCACAAAGATTTTATTAAGCATAGCACACACTCGGATCTTAATtgatttcaatcattttctttcaaaTGTATCGCAATTGCATCAACGAATATTCCAATCTTCTATGGATCCTGTATTTTCCCTCACGGATTCCTCTTAACACTTGAATATATACAGGACGTAGAACTGAAAAATTCAAGGACTAGGTGCACGTACTCGGAGGCTGGATTAGAAATAGCACCTCATAAAGGATTGAAAGAATGATGGTATCAATTGACATGTTCACCACTGTAAAGAAAATAGTGGCCACCAACCGTTTTGTAATGTATTTGACTATTGAATGTATTTGACTATTGAATGTATTTGACTATTGTGCTGTGGTTCTTGTATGTCACTCTGGGAATATATAGAAGGACCATATGTATAGCATTTATGTCTGCCAAAGCAAAATTGAAAACTCGTTTTGcaattacttttttattttcaattttcagtttttgtttttaaattatttgaacaATTGAAAACTCATTTAATAACtactttcagttttttttttttttttaaactttaattttctAACTTTTGGCTTTCACGTTTTCGTTTTCTTccgtttttaattatttaagtagctaccaaacaaattttcaaatttacaacaacaacaacaacaacaaagtcttttcccactaagtggggtcggctatatgaatcctagaacgccattgcgctcagttttgtgtcatgtcctccgttagatccaagtactctaagttttttcttagggtctcttccaaagttttcctaggtcttcctctatcccttcggccctgaacctctgtcccgtagtcacatcttcgaaccagagcgtcagtaggccttctttgcacatgtccaaaccaccgtaaccgattttctctcctctttccttcaatttcggctactcctactttacctcggatatcctcattcctaatcttatcctttctcgtgtgcccacacatccaacgaagcatcctcatctccattACACCTATGTGttaatgcttcaccgcccaacattctgtgccatacagcatcgccggccttattgccgtcctataaaatttttccttgagctttagtggcctacgacagtcacacaacacgccggatgcactcttccacttcatccatccagcttgtattctatgggtgagatctccatcaaattctccgttcttttacaggatagatcctaggtagcgaaaacggtcgctctttggtatttcctaatctccgatcctcacccctaactcattttggcctccgtttgcactgaacttgcactccatatattctgtctttgatcggcataggcgaagacctttagattccaacacttctctccaaaggttaagcttcgcgtttaccccttcctgtgtttcatctatcaacactatatcgtttgcaaAAAACATataccaaagaatatcatcttaaatattaagtttgtgatcttcgctagattgctccggtcattagtgtggataagtatgtaaatggatagagacaggaagcaaacacaagatgtacgtggttcacccagattggctacgtccacggagtaaatgagttctcattaattgtgaagggtttacacagtacataggttcaagctctcctttagtgagtacaagtgaatgatttagtacaagtgaatgatttagtacaaatgacattaggaaatattatgggagaatgatctcataatcacgaaacttttaagtaccgaagtgtggtatcgttttcacttgccttatctgtctcataagtagatgtggcatcttctttggaagtacttttcctccctccaggggtggtatctttaactggtggagatgcacaaggtaatgtatcaatttcacttgacgcttgtttgtagtttcaggcttggtcaagcgcgatacaaaccatgtagtaggagtctcccaagtcgccgagctaggggatctgctgaaagaggtgatagacaaggtaagcaatcagagctccaagcagtcagtcccagatcagaagtttgatttcgatttctggctgattgttatcattctccttatcttgcaggcaacatgaaggataaagagaagaaaatgtgatatgagatacttttgcttttgaagaagtaactttccacaggcttattcttgaactgggctggggggttttctggtttccgccagagtataaggtcgactgaagaatttgagggtcaaaacaagtccatcaaatctacagtacgttcgaccctgctgatatgggatacttttgctgttgacaaagtagtggatgtatcggcacgtgttctgttgcgcttgtctccacatgcttccttgtatcattctcacttgccctatttgttcctcagacagatgtggtatcttctcgggaaacataagatgttgaagatgagtactcgagagcaatgccaggtaagtaatcaggtaaggggttccaagcagtcagttccggactggaagcttgatttcaagtgctgactgattgctctctttctccttgtcttgcaggtaagaacaaggccaaatgaaaagacagggaaaaaacatgatatgggatactcttgcttttaaccctgatgatatgagatattcttgctctggtgtagcttgtttgcagaggtattctcgggggggggggaaagaaagctgagtatttcgagaggtttcgttgggagtgccatgtcagatatgaggaaaggttcagcatttttgtaggtcttcctgtccgttgaggatggaggtcgacatatataagagtctccctaacaacaaggagtaatgctattcctttaccctgcttggtcatagcacggtagtgggagctgccagcttcacgtgttttaactctgtcagagcactttgaaaaagtggtctgtggtatctggaaagctgatgttacgtgtgaagattacagacaagctttatccaagaagatctggctctcgaagttgagaaagcagtgtgaggattacagacaagctttatctaaggggctctcgaagttgagaaagcggtgtctcttcggttttcgaacaagcaatcctgtcggagatctgtctctcgagattcggagaacggtgcctcttcgatgtttgagaaagcaatcatgctaggagtctggctctcgagattaggAGAACGGTGTctcgtcgctttttgagaaagtagtcatgttaggagtctggctctcgagattcgaagggcggtgcctcttcgatcttgaagcaagcaatcttgttgggagtgttttctcgaatgtgagtaaaggttaggcctgtttgctagtctaccttgccatggagcacagaggttgacacacagggactttccaattatccagtagtggtcctgtttctttacccttgtgggtaataatatggtagctagaccttcaaaatttatgtgtctaaactttgttagtgctgtttctttgctattcttttacccttcttggtcatagcgatgtaatgggagctgcaagcttcacgtgtctaaattttgtcagagattttttgcaaagttatctgtggtacccgtgagctgatgttgcgtgtggaaagtggatgattgaacagtaacattcacgtgctttctacttcaccagaaatctttgacagaatgctcgtaatttccgcaaagttgagtgtgcatgtgacaggtgctgacaaggctgaaaaagcaggtgcctcttcgatttctgagatcggccctcgtggtatctgagcagcctagcttttgagaaagcaagcgcctcttcgatttctgcgatcgaccttcgtggtctttgagcagcccagcttttgagaaagcaaacgtctctTCGTTTCctgagatcagccctcgtggtctctgagcagcccagcttttgagaaagcaaacgccttttcgatttctgagcaggcgcctcttcaatttctgaagctccatcgagtgcagatttttatagaggctggtattaagttccaaagcacacttgaatctccaccagtagaagctcccttcttgcatttctaagatcttgatttatccgaccttttctctcttcaacaaCTTTGAagatgtctggcccctccgaccgtcgttttgacttgaaccttgttgaagaggcaaccacgccttctccagacaacatatggcgcctatccttcttatcccctactggtcctcttaccgttggagattccgtgatgaagaatgatatgaccgctgcggtggtggtcaggaaccttctcactcccaaagataacagactactttccaaacggtctgatgagttggctgttaaggattctttggctctcagtgttcaatgtgcaggttctgtgtctaatatgacccaacgcctatttgcttgaacccgccaagttgaatcattggcggctgaagtgatgagtctcaaacaggagattagagggctcaagcatgagaataaacagttgcaccggctcgcacatgactatgctacaaacatgaagaggaagcttgaccagatgaaggaatctgatggtcagattttacatgatcatcagaggtttgtgggtttgttccaaaggcatttattgccttcgtcttctggggctgtaccgcgtaatgaagctccaaatgatcaacctttgatgcctcctctttctaaggtgttgtccagtactgaggctccgaatgatcctcctccgatgccttctctttctggggctctaccgactgctgaggcttctcctaagcaacatttgtgaagacttcctcttgtttgtttattttgactcatgtatatgtacatatttgtaacttattggagatatcaataaataagctttgtttcatttcaacgtattgtgttaaatacaccaaagccttcttcgctaagttctttgaatttttcttttgttgaagcttgtatgttgaagctttgtgagtggagcatgtaggttgaggtagtgttcccttaatttcccgagtggggaaaacttctcgattgaagacttgaaaaaatccaagtcactgagtgaggtcggctatatgaatcttagaacgccattgtgctcgatctt encodes the following:
- the LOC126615677 gene encoding cytochrome P450 72A397-like, whose amino-acid sequence is MEVSVAVGVVLVGIIVITWAWKVVNWLWLRPKKLERYLRQQGIAGNSYRFMSGDMKEISMTTEQAYSKPMSLSHDIAPRVIPFHHRLVNTYGKNSFVWMGTIPRVIITNPEDLKYILTKMGEFPQPEPNPLVKLLATGIALYEGEKWAKHRRIINPVFHLEKLKRMLLAFYESCSEMIVEWESLELKESSCELDVWPYFQNLTADVISRTAFGSSYKEGRRIFQLLKEQVQLVTKVVQSVYIPGWRFLPTKTNKKMKGIDREIRALLMGIINKREEAIKAGEATKDDLLGVLMESNLKETKEHGSNKKVGMSMHDVIEECKLFYLAGQETTSGLLVWSMVLLGQYQNWQDHAREEVLEVFGSNKPDFDGLIHLKVVTMILHEVLRLYPAFALITRITSTKTQLANYSLPAGVEVALPTLLVHHDKQLWGDDAQEFKPERFSEGVLKATKNKFTYFPFGGGPRICIGQNFAMVEAKLALSLILQHFTFELSPSYTHAPSSRLTIRPQFGAHIILHKR